Within the Carboxydocella sporoproducens DSM 16521 genome, the region CGGCTTTGACAGCAGTCTTTCAAATATTTAAGCCAGGAGATAGAATCCTGGTTTGTGATGATTTATATGGCGGTACCTATCGTCTGTTTGAACAGATCCTGCGTCCTCTCGGACTGGCTTTTACCTATCTGGATTTCAGTAATACCAGCGAGGAGGACTGGGAAAACTATGCAGGTCAGGATGTAAAGGCGGTATTTATTGAAACCCCTACTAATCCGTTGATGAAAATCTATCCATTATCCCGCCTGGCCCAATTCTGCCAGCGGCATCAATTATTATTGCTAGTAGATAATACTTTTATGACTCCCCTGCGCCAGCGTCCCCTATTGCTGGGAGCGGATATCGTTATTCATAGTGCCAGCAAATATCTGGGTGGGCACAATGATTTGATTGCAGGCCTGGTCGCAGTCAAGGACCCTGAGCTGGCGGAACGGGTGTATTTTTATCAGAATGCCTGCGGAGCTATACTGGGACCACAGGATAGCTGGTTGTTGCTGCGCGGCCTGAAGACTCTGGCGGTACGGCTGGAACGGCAGGAGCAAAATGCAGCCGGAATAGCTTCTTATTTAAATAAACACCCGAGGGTAAGAAAAGTCTGGTATCCTGGCCTGTCAGAGTATCCGGGAAGAGAGTGGCATTTTGCTCAGGCCAGCGGGCCAGGAGCTATGGTGTCTTTTGAAGTGGAATCAAAGGAGCTGGCATTAGAGGTCTTAAGCAAAATCAGACTTATTTCGTTTGCGGAAAGCTTAGGCGGAGTAGAATCGCTGTTGACTTATCCTGAAACCCAGACCCATGCGGATATCCCGGAAACGGAGAGAAGGAATAGGGGTATTACTGATTGTTTGTTGCGCTTGTCAGTTGGCCTGGAGCATCTGGAAGATTTGCTGGCAGATCTGGAACAAGCTCTAGGCGGGGAGGTATAGAAAATGGAACGCGATTTAAAGGAAAAAAGTCTTTACGTTCATGCGGGTCCGCGGGGTGATAAATATACAGGTGCCGTAAATGTCCCTGTTTATCTCACCAGTACCTTTGACCAGGAGGAATTGCCTGCTCGCAAACCCTATGAATACAGCCGGGGCCAGAACCCTACCCGGGAAGCTCTGGAACAGGCTATTGCCAGACTGGAAGGGGGTAAATACGGTTTTGCTTTCAGCTCCGGGATGGCGGCTATCTCTACAGCTCTCTGTTTATTCGCGACCGGGGAGCATGTACTGGTGACGGAAGATTGTTATGGTGGTACTTACAGGATTTTGACCAAATTCTTTGCCCGCTATGGGGTGGAATTTGATTTTGTGGATACTACCGATCTGGAACAGGTAAAAAAGGCGATAAAACCCAATACCAGAGGGATTTTTGTGGAATCGCCCAGCAATCCCCTGATGCGGATTACCGACCTGGCGGCTTTGAGCCAGCTGGCCCGGGAAAAGGGGCTGATTACCCTGATTGATAATACCTTTGCTACCCCTTATTTGCAAAAACCCCTGGCGTTAGGCATTGATGTGGTGATCCACAGTGCGACCAAATACATCGGGGGACATAGTGACCTGCTGGCGGGTCTGATTGTGGTCAATGATGAACAGCTGGCCCGGCAAATCAAGCTGGTTCAGATGGCCTTTGGGGCAGTTCTCAGTCCTTTTGACTCCTACCTGACCTTGCGGGGGCTAAAAACCCTGGCTATTCGCATGGAACAGCAGCAAAGCAACGCCCGGGAACTGGCCCTCTGGCTGCGGGATAGAAAAAAGGTGAAAAGGGTGTATTATCCCGGCTTCAGCGACCATCCCGGTGCGGAAATTCACCAGCGCCAGGCCCGGGGACCAGGAGCAGTGATCACCATTGACCTGGGCAGTGAAGAAGAAGCCATTGCCTTTATTAATTCTACCAGCATTCCGGTCATCGGGCCTAGTTTGGGCGGAGTAGAAACCATTATCACCCATCCTTTTTCCATGTCCCATGCCGGTATTCCGGCGGAAATCAAGAACCGGCTGGGAATTACGCCGGGACTGGTGCGAATTTCGGTAGGGATAGAAGAAGTTGAGGATTTGAAACAGAATTTTTCAGCTCTGGACCGATAATTGCAATTATTTTTAGTCACGTGTCTGCCAGAAAAAACTCCCCTGAACTTTCTGTTCAGGGGAGCCTTGTTAGCTCTCAAATAACACATTGGCATTATAACCGGAACCGCCCGTTTGCCGCATCAGGTCTTTGAAAGTCTTGGGCTGAACGGTACGGATGGGAATTTGTTTGCCGCAGACCGAGCAAATAATGCGCCGTTTCCCCGAAATCGGCTCTCTCTTGGTGATGAGTGTGTCCATTGAGACATGAAGAAATCCACATTTGCATTCCAGTTCCATATATTACACCCCCAAATGAAAAAGCCTTTCCAGGAAGCCTCCAATGGAAAGGCGGAGCAGTCTGTGGCTCTCTATCTCTTTCCAGCTTCGGCAACCTGGCAATCATAGCCTCCGGAGCGAGGCCTTAGACCCATGGCTTTGCGCCCCCACCTTTCGATGGGTTTGCCTTTATCGACTGTGTGTAGTATTTCACTTATTAATTTAGCACTAATTGTAACAAGTGTCAACTCTTAATTGGTGAAAAATGACGAAAAAACTCAAATGGCTTGCCAAGGCAGGGTTTAACTGTTAAAATTATTTAGGGAAAATCAATAATGTGAGGAGGATATTCTAATGGCTAAGCATATTAAAACTCTGGCTGTAAAAAATCTGCAAAATACCGTTAAAACCGGGGGTTGTGGCGAATGCCAGACCAGCTGTCAATCAGCTTGCAAAACTTCCTGCACAGTTGGTAACCAGGTTTGTGTAAGATAAAGAAAGGGCCTGACCTCACCTGCGGGGTCGGGTTTTTTACTGTCTAATGCTGTTTAATGAGGTGGTAGACATT harbors:
- a CDS encoding trans-sulfuration enzyme family protein, with the translated sequence MQLETILAQLGVRKDQGTGSITMPIYQTATFAHPAPGQSTGFDYSRSGNPTRQVLEEAIAALEGGCRGFAFSSGMAALTAVFQIFKPGDRILVCDDLYGGTYRLFEQILRPLGLAFTYLDFSNTSEEDWENYAGQDVKAVFIETPTNPLMKIYPLSRLAQFCQRHQLLLLVDNTFMTPLRQRPLLLGADIVIHSASKYLGGHNDLIAGLVAVKDPELAERVYFYQNACGAILGPQDSWLLLRGLKTLAVRLERQEQNAAGIASYLNKHPRVRKVWYPGLSEYPGREWHFAQASGPGAMVSFEVESKELALEVLSKIRLISFAESLGGVESLLTYPETQTHADIPETERRNRGITDCLLRLSVGLEHLEDLLADLEQALGGEV
- the scfA gene encoding six-cysteine ranthipeptide SCIFF; translated protein: MAKHIKTLAVKNLQNTVKTGGCGECQTSCQSACKTSCTVGNQVCVR
- a CDS encoding trans-sulfuration enzyme family protein, producing MERDLKEKSLYVHAGPRGDKYTGAVNVPVYLTSTFDQEELPARKPYEYSRGQNPTREALEQAIARLEGGKYGFAFSSGMAAISTALCLFATGEHVLVTEDCYGGTYRILTKFFARYGVEFDFVDTTDLEQVKKAIKPNTRGIFVESPSNPLMRITDLAALSQLAREKGLITLIDNTFATPYLQKPLALGIDVVIHSATKYIGGHSDLLAGLIVVNDEQLARQIKLVQMAFGAVLSPFDSYLTLRGLKTLAIRMEQQQSNARELALWLRDRKKVKRVYYPGFSDHPGAEIHQRQARGPGAVITIDLGSEEEAIAFINSTSIPVIGPSLGGVETIITHPFSMSHAGIPAEIKNRLGITPGLVRISVGIEEVEDLKQNFSALDR